The Terriglobia bacterium nucleotide sequence AAGAGCTTCTGGAACAAGTGGGCTGAGATCACCAATATCGTTTGATTGAGCGCGAAGTATCAAGATGGCAATGTCCCGGCCCGTTAGATTCTGCTGATAGCGGATGTTCTTGTCGATGGTAATAAGCACATCAAAGCGGAATTCAGCCTGCGCTAACAATTCGCCATTGGCCGCGCCGCCAAACCCGGCATCGCGAACGCTTTCACACTCGTGGCCGCCAGCGGCAAACATGGGTCCCAATTTCTTGGGAACACACTCGTCAATCAGCAATCTCATTTCAGGGTTGCAGCCAGGCTGAATCTGGCTTCTTCAAGGGCAGCAATCGCAGACGTGCGGGTCACGCTGGGAAAGTCCTCCAGGAACTCGTCTAACGTCCGCCCATGTTCTAAGTAGTCGGTAAGTGACTTGAAAGGAACGCGGGTTCCGCGGAAAACAGGCTCCCCACTCAGAACACCGGGATCGCGGACGATGATGTTGGAAGCCATGAGCTGATCTCCAGTTGCTGTAAGCAATTTTACGCCTGTTTAGGAGCGAATGCTTGCTATCAATATCTAGCAAATCGGCTCTACCCAAACGGAGTATCATTGAATGCATGTCATCGAAAACGTTCGAGCATTATCGGCACGCGGCTCGCCATCATGAGCAGGCGGCTTATCACTTCAACGAGGCAGCCAAACACTTCAAAGCCGGGGACAGGGAAAGAGCCGCGCAACACGGATATTTGGCCCATGGCCATAGCCAGCACGCGCTCCATCACGGCACCGAGGCTGCGAAGCTACATGCTGGAGCCGGCAAGAAGACGTCTAAGTAAGCAGACAAGAAGTAGGGTGTCGTTTGACGGAGAGTTCACCGTCGCGCATGGGCTCCGCGCGGACTGAGGCGGGGATCACACGGCGATCACGGCAACCTTGAAGGGGGCACGTAGCACAATTTCAATGCAGCAGGTAGCCTGGTTCCAGGGGTAGCTTCCCGTCCACTTTCAAGACGTTCACCTTGCTGGAGATGGAGTACACGTCAACCAGGCCCATCGCGCCCGGAGTGGATTCCACCAGCTTGAGTACGGCATCGTCGGAATCAACCGTCACAAAAGAGCTTTTGTGGGCGGCCAGGTACGAGCGCACCTCGTCCGCGGTCATCTTCCACAACCGCTGCAGGACGAACTGCAGATCAGGCGAGGAACTTTGCCTCAGGACCAGCGTGATGTTTCTGCCGTCCGGCCATTTCCTGATGTTGGCCTGGAGTATCTTTGCCAGGTCAGCGGCGGAGACGTTACCCGTTGCATTGGATTTGTCCACCACTACCGCCATATGCCGAGCTTCGCAAGGAAGCCAGCACGCCAGCAAGATGCCAAGCGCAAGAAAATGTCGTTTCCAATGCTTTATGTGACCCATCTCTGATCTCAATGAAGTTACTCTAAGTGCCTGTTGTCTGGAAGGTTACAGAGGTAATGCAAAGCTCTTAAGACCCCGGGAGCGCCGGGGGAGTTGGCATGCCGTTGTGGCGACCCTCTTCCCTGTCGGAGGACCCGTGGTAGGGCAGACCACGCGGGGGACGACATCTCGTCAGCGGTTTGTCGCGCAGCGACCATCGTCCATAAACCTGCATTAAGGGCGAGGCCAACCACGCGCCGAAGCCCGCTGCGACAGGTGCTGAATCAATCGCGGAGGGTGCTGCGCTCGCCAGCGGTTTGAAGCGTAAGCGAGCAAAAAAGAGCACATCGAAGATGCTGATGTGCTCTGAGTAATAGCCGTTGCGCTCCAATTTCGAAGCCCATCATAGGCGTCATGCCCACGGAGCAAAAGAGTACAGAGGTAACCGAGCGAGCATTGCCATGATCGCCGGGATTGCCAAAAACTGCCAAGAATCGGGGGTTAGCCGGGACCGCCGTCTAGACTGTTCGCCTCGTTGGGCCGCTGGTACGAGAATGCTTTCCCCGTGCATGGCATAAAATGAAACATGAGCCGAGATGGCGAAACTGGCAGACGCAGCGGACTTAAAATCCGCAGGGCCGAAAGGCCTGTGGGGGTTCGAGTCCCCCTCTCGGCACCATTGTTCCCTGTCGCTTCGCTCCAAACCGCCTGCGGACTTCGCCATCGCAAGCATTTGTCAGCGTTCGTCACGGCGCTGCTCGCCACGCCAGTCGGGCGAGCAGCTCATTGAGTCGTTCTCGTTCGCTGAGTAGCGCAGCATTGCATCTTCGATGTCGTTTCTGCTGACGAATCGCGTAGAGCTCAAACACGCTTCGGGTCGTTGAGTTTCATGTCGCTTCCACAGCGTTTCACGCTTCTCAATTCGCAACATGCGCAGCGGTCGAGTCTTTTGCCATCCGGGCATCATTCTCGATGCTGGTTGCTTACTTCTTAATGGCGGCGGCAGGTACGCTCTCCTTAAGCAGACCGTCGAGCAGCGTGCGCAGATAGGATTCGTCTTCCAGCCTTAAGTTTCCATCATAGCCTCCGCTCTGAGCGCGAATCATGCCGGCGCGGTCTATGATGATCACCTGGGGAATCCTCAAAACTTCGCTTGGCCCGCGATTGAGATACTGATCCACACTGTTCTTATCGGTATAGCCCACCGGATAGTTGAGCTTGTAAGTCTCCGCCAAATAGCCCACCAGCGGGCCGTTGACGTCGGACTGGGGAGCGGGAAACGCCACTGCGATCGGCTGGAAGCCGCGTGCTCCTAACTCGGCGTTGAGCTTATTCATGCTCTGGGCCAGATTGAGACATTTCTGAGATCTCAGGAAAAAAAATTCGATCATCACCACTTTGCCCTTGAAGCTGGAAAGCAGGACCTGTTTGCCCGAGGGCTCATTCATCGCGAATTCTGGAGACTTGCGCGGTAGCGGGGCGGAAGGAACCGCTGTAGTCGCGCCCACGATTAGAAATGCTAGAACCAAGGATGTAAGCTTCCGCATGGACATAGTGTTGGACCCTCTTCGATACATTAGCGTTTTCCTCCGGACGGCCACGATCAGCTCACCTGCTTCCATTTGTCGACGATGCGCTGCATTTCTGCCGCGCCGGCGGCCGCGGCATCTTCCGCGCTCTGTTCACCTTTAAGGAGCTTGCCCACCATTCTGGGGATGACAGAACTGTTGAAAATCTCCATGAACGCCGGGTTGGCCATTGCCGGCACGCCCAGATTCGGCGTCCAGTGCAGCGCATCCTGCAAAGGCGCGTACTTGTATGGAGGATCGGCGGCAGGATCTTTCTCGATGCGCACGATGAAGTCAGGGACCGTTTTGGGATAGATGGGAAGATTGCACCCTTTGGATTGGTCATAACCGGTCCGGGAACTGTCAACCAGGTCGCCCGCGAACTTTTTGGCTCCTTCCTGGTTCTGGGCAAAGTTCCAAACCGCCGAGCAATTGGTAACATGGGGCAACGCAGTAATTCCCATCCCGTTCCTGCCGATTAGAGGAGGCTGCAGCCTTATTCTTTTAGCGGTGTCCGCACTCTCTTTCTCCCCGGTGCGTAAAAGACTAATGCCATTGATACTGCAGGAAGTCTTGCGGGCGAGCATGGCGCGCACGTTGTCGGTTGAACCCCAACTGAGCTGCTCAGGAGTTCCTGTCTGCTGATACAGAGATTGGATGTACTTGACCGCGACCGTTGCAAAGACGTTCTTGTTAAAGACTACGCCTCCGTATCCATCCAATATCCAGGCGCGGAAGGCGTAAAGAATGGTGTGCAGCGTGACGTTGCCTTCCAGCGTCGGAGAGAAGGCCAGCCCGCAGGGCACGCCGAACTGGTCACGTATTTGTTTCCCTCCACCAAGCAGCCCGCCGTAATGCACCGGGCCGGCGGGCATGCCAATCTGGCCCCAGTAGTCCTGAAAGAAGTGCACGGGAGAGGGGACCCAAAAATCGGCGAAACCGAAATACTTCTTGGTTTGGAAATTGAATGTTGATCGATGCGCGAGCTGCTGGATGGCGCCGACCCGGGATGCCACTGCCTGGTAGATTTCGCCGTGATCAATCACGTGGTGGCAAAATTCCGCAGGCGGCCAGGGAAAGATGAACAGGTCGTGTCCATTACCGGCCTTGACCTCGGCGAAGGCGCGGTCACGAATCTGTTCCACGGGAAGAATGTCAACGATGACGTTGGTATCGTTCTGCCTGCCCCAGTCTTTGGCCAGCACGTTCACAAACCACTGATCGAACTCAGGCAGGAAGTGGGCCCATTTGGCGATCTTGAGCGTCTTCTGGCTGGCGAGAGCACGCTCCGGGAAACTGAAGAAGGGACCGAAAGCGGCTGCCCCAGCCGCCAACTTCAGGAAATCTCGACGAGAGGCGTTAGCGCCTGTGTTCCTGGTCATTGAGGATACCTGTTTGCCGACGAACAGTTCATCGAACAGCATTAGAAGATGCACCCCTGGCTGAACTTCCCCGCCAGGGGTGGTGAGACAAAATAAACTTTATTGCCTCAGCAGAACTTACTCTACGGAGGTCTCGAAGCAGAACTTTCCCGTGCTCTTCAAGCAGCTGAAGTTGTTCGACACGAACGAATCCAGCAAGCTGTTGTGCGTCACCACATCCAGGAACGCGTCCGCCGCGATGGCGCCGTTGCGGGGATCGGGAATCGCGGGACAGACGAGCCATGCCGCGCCTCCATCAGTCCCGTCCGTGGCTTCCTGACCTTCCGCTCCGCAGCCATTGGCCTCAAGTTCATCATTGAGCTCATGAGCGGTGAGGATGATGGGATATCCCTCGGGACTAAAGCCGTTCGCGTGACCGATGGCCGCGTACACATCGTGACAGGGCTGAACGGTGGTCGTGGGAGGTTGTGTGAACCAGAAGTACGTAATGATCCACATGCCCAGCAGATCGTCGCAGAAATAGCCGTAGGGGCTGTCGCTGTAGGCCTTGTGTTTGCAATTCTGGTCGGTGTTGTTGATGCAGTTATTGTCGCTGCCGTCCATGGCATTGCGGTTGGTGGCGAACCTCCAATTCTGCCTTAGGTTCGGAGTGGCAACGTCGGATATCGTGTTGCCATGCGAGTCTTTGGTATCGGCCACGCTAAAGCAGGGCGTAGCCGGCGCCAGCGGGCTGACCATGTCCGCCGCGCAGGGGTTTAAGGCAAAGGTGCCATTCGGGAGCTTCTGGTTGATTGACGCGTAGGCCTCGAAATTGCCAACGATTTGCAGCATGCTGATCCCGCGAGGGTTGAGGCCCGTGGCGTTCCCGACCGGGTCCGTGCCTGGAGTGAGCGAAATGACTTCGCCGGCATTCGACTGCACGCCGTCCAGACCGCCGTTGGTGATGGCGCCAACCGTGCGCGAGTAGCTGGTTTCAAAAGCATTCTGGCTGTGGATGAAGGCGAGGATGGAGATGAACTCCAGGGTCTCGGGTATCCCGGACGCCTGTCCCGCGCACTGGGGGACGGCAAAAGCGCCATTTTGATCGACGCAGCTAAAGGGGCTGTTGCCGTCGTCTGAGTTGCCTCCGGTGGTGGCCAGAATGCGGAAATTCCGCCGCGTCGGATCGGTTGTGGCGCAGTGGGTGGTGTCCGCCACCCAGTTTGTCTGGGTACCGGTTGCCGGCGGACCGAACTGCCGGAAGGTGCCGAACCGGCCGTCGGGTTCAGTATTCAATTCAGCACCCGTGGTCGAGGCGATTCCATTGTCCGCGTAAAACTGATTACTGAAATCGCACGGCGGCGGGTTAATCGGGGTAAAGGTCTGGGCGGAGGCAAGCCCTGCAACCATTACAACAAAACATCCGAAAATGCTTTTCATCAAGCTCTTCACAACTCTATCCTCCTTGGGCCGCGTCCGCCGCGACCCCGGAATGAAAAACGTGTTTGACAACCAGCGGTTCCGCAACAAGCTTCAGGATGGTTGCACCCGGCTTTGCTCAGGGTGGACCATCCACTCGAAGGTTTCGGCGATCCATTTCGCATTGCCCATCCCGGGACAAGCCGACCACAGCATCAGCGGTTCATTGCCGTAGCGAATGTTGCCGATGTGCTGGGTTTTGTCCTTGTCGATGGCCGGTTCGGGATAAGAAAAGCCGATCGCTCTGCGGAGCTTCTCTATGTCCTCGGGTTTGCCAGTAAAGAAGCTCCAGCCTGGCCCGGCGCCATACTTTCGCCGGTATTCCCTGATCACTTCAACCGTGTCTATTTCCGGAGTCAAGGTGAAGGAATACATGTGGATGTCGCGGCCGACCTGGTTGCCGAGCAGCTTCTGCACTTTGGCCAGATTGGCGCTTACCAGCGGACAAATCTCGTCGCAATGGGCATAAAAGAAGTTGAGCGTAACCGCCTTGTTCTTGATCAAGTCGTCGTAGAAAAGAACCTGCTTGCCTTCATGGTTGAGCAGAGGAAGGTTGGGCAAGTGCTGTTGCTGGATCCTGCGGCGCGCCCGCTCTGACGAGGTCAGCGCCGGCGAAGAATCGGGCGGGCCTGAGCCGAGCGCTGCGCCACCCACCATCCCGGCCGCCAGAGGCGCGACTGCCGTTAAGCTCAGGAACTTTCGTCTTGAAATGTCAGGCATGATCGAATCTCCTTCCGCGCCCCACACATGATTTGTGCGGGGCGCAGTTTCTAGCCTCTTTTTTATGGCACCTGCACGTTGTCGCCGGTCGGCTCTACGTGCCAGAGGGCCATCATGGCGTGGTCCTCGTGGACCACGTTATGGCAGTGGATGGGGTACTTGCCCAGCCAATCGCGGAAGCGGAAGAACAGCTCCACACGCTCGTTGGGATGCAACTGGGTCACGTCTTTCCGTCCCCGGTCGGCAGGGACGGTTGGCGCGGACCGGTTGCGGTTCAGGATCTGGTGCTCTTCCAGGTGAATGTGGACGGGGTGCGTCCAATCGCCGGTGAGGTTGGTCAGGAGCCAATGTTCCACGCTGTTCTGTTGCACCGTGAAGCGGAACGTATTGCAGTCCATGAACTGCCCATTGATGGACCACTGGCCGTTCAGGCGGTCAAACTTGAAAGTACGCACGATCCTGGGTGCAGGCGTAGTGCTCGGCAGGGAGTAGAACGTCTGCTGGCTCGGAGGCAGGCTGTGGTCTGCTACCACCGGGCCGGTCACCTGGAACTGCAAAATCAGGTCGCCTGCGCCGGCTGGCTTCACTGCGGGGATAGTATTGGCGAGAACCGTGGTGCATTCGGTGTTGACCGGCTCGTTTTGGGCAAAGAGCTGGCTGTCCACCGCCACCGGACCCTGGCCGTTGATCTGACTCAGGCGGTTCTCCAGGTAGAGCGTCTGGCCGGCCAAGTTGGTGAAGTCAATGATGACGTCCACACGCTCGGCGGGGCCAATGCGCACGCTTTGAACCTGGACAGGGGCAGGAATGAGGTTACCGTCTGTGCCGATCAGGAAGAATGGGTTGGTTGTGGGCGAACCCGTTCCGCCGATGTTACCTGTGAGGAAGAACTCGTAGAAGCGCGACGGACCGGTATCCAACAAGCGGAAGCGGTAGCGACGGGGCGAGACCTGGAGGAAGGGTTGGATCACGCCGTTCACCAGGAACTTGTCGCCTAGAATGCCGTCCAGGTTGAACAGATCGAACACCAACTCGCCGGTCTGCGGATCGAACACCTTGTCGTTGAACATCAGCGGGATGTCGAACTGCGGGAAGCTGGGGAGATGGAAGCCTGTGGTTTCGTCGCCAGTGTCAGACTGGTTGAACAGGCAATAGAAGCCGGCCAGACCTTTGTACGTATTCTGCGAAGTGAAGTCGATGCGGTGATCGTGGTACCACAGCGTGCTCAATGACTCGTTGATATCGCCGTTGGGCGCGTTGGTGGAATTGAAGCCGGCCAGCACATTTGGGTAATACTGGTCGCAGAAGTGTCCGGCGGGATAGAAGTCGCACGGGTTGCCGTCGCTCTCTGAAGGTGTGTGGCCATTATGCAAATGGGTACTCACTGACGCCATGCCGAACCCGGTGTTGTTGCTCTGCGTAATCGAGGGCAGCGAATTGATGTTGCGCGTCAGCTGCGGCCTGCCGTAGAAGGCTTTGTATGTAGGTCCAGGGCTGCGCGTACCGGTACCATCGTCGAAGCCCCAAATGGTCTGGTTGGGCAGGTCGGGAGAAAAACTGGTAGTGAACTGCCTCTGGTGAAACTGATACAGCGTGGCGGGCACCACCGGGAACCGCGTAGAATCGATCAGTGGCGCCTGGAAGGGAGCGGCGCGAACTTCTCCAGCAGCCGTGTTCGGATTCTCGGTCGGCGTGGGACTCAGGGATGCGACCGTTCTCGCAAGCGGTATGATCGGCAGCGGCTGGATAAATGCCCTGGTCTTGGGACTGGCCGTCTGGTTACCGGGCACGCAATTCTGGTTTGTGCCGGGGCTGTTGGTGGACGCTGAACTCGGAGGTTGGTTGGTTTTAACGTTCGAGCCGGGCAGGCCTGTTGTAGGACTCTGGGGGCTGATCTGAGCCCTGGCGCTCAAGCCGCTCTTGGCTACCAACATACCGCCCGCGGTCAGCAGCCCCATTCTCAAGAGGTCGCGCCGGCTGGTGAGCCCGGCGGCAATGAGTTCGCGCCGGTTCTTGGCAGCGTCGCACATCTCTTTAAAGCGACGCTTGGAGACCTTTTCTCCGAAGACGTTGTAGTACATTCATGCCTCCTTTTGAGTCTGCGGCCGTACAGTCCTCAAAGTTGCAGGAGACAAAACTAATCGGAAATGCTGTGACGGTAAACACACAACAGTTAGCCAAAACAGTTGTTTATTAGCATTTTCAGAGATTGCTGCTGTACGCAACAAGAAACAAGTTAGCATTTTCTGCTTTTCTTTTTACCCAATCACCTGGATTGGCGGTAGCGGCGCGGCGCCTGCAGGAAGCGGCGCTCAAACGCGCGAATAAAACTCGACGTGTGTTCATAGCCCGACAGGTGGGCAATTTCCTTGACGCTCAAGTTGCTCTCGGCGAGAAGTTGCGCGGCCCTTTGCAGCCGCTGTTCGGTGAGCACATGTCCGAGGCAAGTTCCTGTCTGCTGCTTGAAAACATGCTGAAGGTGCGACGGACTCAGATTGAATTCCTGCGCCAGATCAAAGATGTTGCGGGGAGGTTCAGCCGCTATGGTCTGCAGGATTTTGCGGACGCGCCGTTCTTGCACTGCGACAATCGGTGCTACAGGCTGAGAAGGAGCAGCGCTAAATCCGGATAAATCTCTCGCAGCAGTACCTTTGGTGTTTTTGCTGCTCGCAGAGAGTGCGTGGGAACGGGAGCTTGACACAGGGCCTCCTACAGCGGCTCAGCGCCATCACCTCTGGAGTCCTGCCCGCAAACTTGCTCGCTTACGCTGCTGGAACGTCAGGGCGGAAGGGCTGGTCCGTCTACATTTTGCCCAACTGGCGTAGTCGCTAGTTGAGCATGCCCGATGCTTCCCCTTCTTGGGCCATCACGGAACCGCGCGGCGTGCATGGCTTCCACTCATTCACCGCTGCAGTTGCATGTGCGATGTCTTCTCGCACATGACGATTTCCCAAAGTACCTTGAGACGAATGTGGTTTGAGGATCGAACGATTGGGTCCGCCGGCCAATTCGTTTCGATGTGGATAAACAGATTTACCTGACTGACAAGCTGACTAGATCATTCGGCTTGTCAGGTAAGTCGAGCTGCTCAGCCAGATAGTTGCTTTGGGGCGGGTAGTGCAGCCTTAAAGCACATCCAATTTCCAACGTTGCCGAAAATCTTCCGGCTCCTCACAGGCTTGTCGCCAAGTCTTATGCCAGTAGACATCTGCTGTCAATAAATATCTGATGAATTTAAGAACAAAATTTCCTTGAGCTCCAAAATGGGACGAGCACGAAGAATGACGCTTTTTGTCAGTTTTCGGTTGCGCCAAAGTCCATACAAATAGAAATTTGGAACGATTGGGCAAACTACCTTACGATCGTGGGGGCTTTCACCCTCGCGGGGGTTCGAGCCCCCTCTCGGCACCAGTGTTCCTGTCGCTACGCTCCAAACCGCTTGCGTGCCTCGCCGTTGCAACCATTTGTCAGCTCTCGTGACGGCGCTGCTCGCCGCGCGAGTCGGGCGGGCAGCTCATTTCCACGACGCGCAAGCGTTGAATTTAGCCCTCGCGACAATGTTGGGCGCCTTACTGGATGGAGAGTTTTTCACTCAAATGATCGAAGGACGAATGGCGGACTTCTTCGTCCTCTTCCGGGTTGGGGAAACGGAATCCCGATAGTTGTTCCGCGTGCTTGCGCCGTTTAATTCTCCAGAGACGCACGCAATCGCCTGAGAATGGCAGGCAGTTCAATACTGAGCCGGCCCTTGGTGGCAAATTCATACGCGCCGCTTTTCTTGCAAGCTTGGCGCAAACCGGGCATGTCGTGGGCGGTCAGCATAACCACGGGAATTGCGGGAAAACGCCCGCGCAGCACTTCGGTGGCTTCCAATCCACTCATTCCCGGCATCTGCAGGTCCATGAGCACCAGGTCGGGCTGCAGCTCTGCTATGGTGGCAAAGGCCTCGTGGGCTCCCTGGGCGGTTCCCACTACTTTGGTATTGGGATCGCCTTCAAAGAATGAACAAAGAGTCCTGAGGAAGGTTGGAGAGTCATCCACCACCAGGATTCGAAGAGATTTCGTAGCACGTTGCAGCATTTTCGGTCTCCTGTCGTGCGTCCGCTGATACTCGCCTGTCTGTCCTGTGTGGCTGAGGCCAGACCCCTTCACAGCGACTTCGAACCCCTTGCTAGATACAGCCCAAGGCGTGTGGAGTCGTCACTACAGTAGAGGCTGCATTACCTTCAATGATATAGGTTTAGGGGAGAGATCGAATCAGGTGGATTGCTGATTTCGCCAGGGGAGAACCTTGAGAAACCGTTTAGGCAACCGCGCCTGAAGAAGGCCCTTGGGCGGCAGCCAGCGGCAAAGTGGCAAGGATGGTGGTGCCTCCGCGGCCCGTCTTGATCTCTAATCGTCCCTTCAACAGGCGCATTCGCTCGCGCATCGCGGCAATGCCAACTCCGGCGTTGGCTTTTCCGGGCGGAAGGCCCCGGCCCTGGTCGGCAATTTCCAAATTGAGCATCGAGTCCTGGCGGGAAAGCAGGATGGTTGCCGTGGCGCTGTGTGAGTGGCGATGAACGTTAGAGAGGGCCTCCTGCACAATGCGGAATACGGCTAATTCCACGTCAAATCCCAATTGGTCCAGCTCTCCCTGGGTGGTCAAAGTAACCGCAATGCCGCTGCGCCGGCTGAAGCCTTCCACGTAACCGCGCAAAGTCCGGCTCAGGCCGAGTTCTTCCAGCAGCGGGGGGTGAAGCAGATAAGAGATGGTGCGCAGCTCATTGGTGCAATCGTCAACCAACCGCTGTGATTCCTCAATGGCGGTCTGTATGGCCGGCACGGCGGCGCTGGCCTCTTGCATGCGCGCCATATTCAAGTTCAGAGCAACCAGGTTTTGGGTGGCTCCATCATGCAGCTCACGCGCCAGGTTCCGGCGCTCCTCTTCCTGTACCCGCATCATCCGCCGGGAAAGTTCCTGCACCTCTTCCTCCGCGTGTTTGCGCTCGAGAATCTCAGATTGGAGAGATTGGTTGCTTTCCTGCAGATCGGCGGTCCTTTCCCGGACCCGCAGTTCCAGCTCATCGTGTGCTCGCCGGAGTTCCTCCGCCGCGCGCACCTCCTGGGTAACATCGCTGCAAATGATGGTGAAGGTCCTATCGCCGGCGACGTCCAGCCGGGAAACTGACGCCGCCATGGGAAACTCAGTGCCATCTTTCCGCACGCCATAGACCTGCCGCCGCTTGGACATCAACAGACTTTGCTTCGCCGATTCCGCGAACTGGGCCACGTGTTTGTGATGCATGGCGCGAAAGCGTTCGGGAATCAGGATGTCCATGGATTGCCCCAAGGCCTCTTCCGCGGTGTACCCGAAAATCTTCTCCGCTGACTGGTTGTAAAGGGTGATGCGCTGGTTCACATCTGCTGAAACTACCGCTTCCGCGGAGATCTCCAGGATGCCGGCGAAACGCGCTTGCGAGGTGCGCAAGGATTGTTCAACGCGCCGCCGCTCGGCAACTTCTAATCTCAGTTTATCTACGATCTGCGCGATCACCATCAGCAGCAGGCTGGCGCCGAGGCCGGAAACGAACGTCGCCAACGGAAAATTGGAGCGAATTTCGCGCATGGCCTCCGGGTTGGCCCAGACTCTCAGCCGCCACGTTGGCCCGGGAAGCGCGACGTCAATAGCCTGCGTCCAATCATGTTTGTTTTCCGGATTGTAGCCGTCCAGCCGGTAAGCCTCCTCGCCATTGGCCTCGATCGCCACAGAGAAATTCAGGCCTTGGATATCTACAAACATGGTGTCCAGGGAACGTTGCGCGTCAAAGTAGCCAAGAACGAATCCGCGAAACTGTCCTCGTTGATAAATGGGCACAACCGTGAGCCATTGCTTCCGGCCGGCCGGCGACGTCAGAAGCGGTGACACTGTCTCTTTTTTTGAAAGGATCACGGCCTTCAACAGGGCCTCGCGTACCCCGTTGTTCACGCGCGGTGATTTCTCGCCTGGAGCCACGGACACCCAGCGTTCCTCATACTTGGGATCAAGCCATTCAATGGCGATGCAGCCGGGATGATGTTCCAGATACAAATTGGCAAACGCCGTCCATTCCGCATACGTCGGTTCGCCGATCTCCCACATCTTGGCCAGCCGGATCTGCCCCATCATCCACGCTTCCATGTCGGAACTGAGATCAGCCGCCACGGCGGAAGCGGCCAGCCGCGTCACTTTCTGGATGTGAACATGTTCGTTGGCGCTGGCGAAACGCCAGGAAATGAGGGTCCCGGCGACACCGATGCACAAAACCGCCAATGCCAACCGCGACACCGCCGGCCACATGGCCATGCGCGTACGGCCCATTCAGAGCCTCCTACCGGGGGAATTTCAGTATGAATCTGGCGTCTACAGAAAGGATGGAATAATCCCCTAAAGTCTTTAACGGTGCAATTCAGGCAAATCCTGCCTCCGCAGTGCACCTTTTGATTTGCCCCATTATCTACCTGCAATAATTAAAGGGCGGTTAGTGCCAGATTAGAGATTTTAATGTTCCATCACTAAGGAGACAACGCTTAATCCTGCCTCCATGCCGCGTACTTGAAGGCGAATCACCGCGCATCGCCCCAGCTTTTTGCTAAATAATATTAAGTAGTAGTGTCTTTGCTTCTTTATTTATTCCAAATACTAGCAATAGCACATTATCAACTAAAGATAGGCATGGCATTCTGTGACCGTGGCGTCGAGCTGTGAATGGATTGTCGAATCGGAAATGACGCTCCAACTGCGCAGCAGATTGCAGCTTTTGGGGCTTTTCATTAACGAATGACGGCTTTGGGTGGTAAGCTGCAAAAAACCTGGAAACACTGGTCTTGGACGCGGTTTCCTAATCTCAAGGGCACGGCAGGGGTTGGAACCCGCAGACGAGTGGTTGCAGACTTGAAGAGTCTCCTCTGTCAGGCGCAGTTCTTAGTTTCCTCTAATTCCGGGTTGCAAAGAGGTGGTAGATGGCGGTACGTGTACTGCTGGCTGACGACCATGAAATCGTTCGTCAAGGCTTGCGAGTCCTTCTGGAGCGGGAAGGCTTCGAAGTGGTAGGCGAAGCCGCCGACGGCCGCGAAGCCATAAAACTTTGTGAGGCCCATCATCCCGAGGTTGCCATCCTCGATTTGTCCATGCCCCTTTTGAACGGCGTTGACGCTGCGCGGGAGATCATCAAATCCAACTCACGGACTAAAGTGGTCCTGCTTACCATGCACACGGAGGACCACCTGGTGCTGGAGAGTTTGCGCGCCGGGGTGACCGGGTATGTTCTCAAGACCAGGGCTTCAGGCGAGTTGGTTCAGGCCATTCGCGCGGTTT carries:
- a CDS encoding DUF5615 family PIN-like protein, coding for MRLLIDECVPKKLGPMFAAGGHECESVRDAGFGGAANGELLAQAEFRFDVLITIDKNIRYQQNLTGRDIAILILRAQSNDIGDLSPLVPEALAALRSIQPGQVVEVGIGK
- a CDS encoding DUF433 domain-containing protein, coding for MASNIIVRDPGVLSGEPVFRGTRVPFKSLTDYLEHGRTLDEFLEDFPSVTRTSAIAALEEARFSLAATLK
- a CDS encoding substrate-binding domain-containing protein — its product is MAVVVDKSNATGNVSAADLAKILQANIRKWPDGRNITLVLRQSSSPDLQFVLQRLWKMTADEVRSYLAAHKSSFVTVDSDDAVLKLVESTPGAMGLVDVYSISSKVNVLKVDGKLPLEPGYLLH
- a CDS encoding TlpA family protein disulfide reductase; amino-acid sequence: MNEPSGKQVLLSSFKGKVVMIEFFFLRSQKCLNLAQSMNKLNAELGARGFQPIAVAFPAPQSDVNGPLVGYLAETYKLNYPVGYTDKNSVDQYLNRGPSEVLRIPQVIIIDRAGMIRAQSGGYDGNLRLEDESYLRTLLDGLLKESVPAAAIKK
- a CDS encoding carbohydrate ABC transporter substrate-binding protein is translated as MTRNTGANASRRDFLKLAAGAAAFGPFFSFPERALASQKTLKIAKWAHFLPEFDQWFVNVLAKDWGRQNDTNVIVDILPVEQIRDRAFAEVKAGNGHDLFIFPWPPAEFCHHVIDHGEIYQAVASRVGAIQQLAHRSTFNFQTKKYFGFADFWVPSPVHFFQDYWGQIGMPAGPVHYGGLLGGGKQIRDQFGVPCGLAFSPTLEGNVTLHTILYAFRAWILDGYGGVVFNKNVFATVAVKYIQSLYQQTGTPEQLSWGSTDNVRAMLARKTSCSINGISLLRTGEKESADTAKRIRLQPPLIGRNGMGITALPHVTNCSAVWNFAQNQEGAKKFAGDLVDSSRTGYDQSKGCNLPIYPKTVPDFIVRIEKDPAADPPYKYAPLQDALHWTPNLGVPAMANPAFMEIFNSSVIPRMVGKLLKGEQSAEDAAAAGAAEMQRIVDKWKQVS
- a CDS encoding SCO family protein; the protein is MPDISRRKFLSLTAVAPLAAGMVGGAALGSGPPDSSPALTSSERARRRIQQQHLPNLPLLNHEGKQVLFYDDLIKNKAVTLNFFYAHCDEICPLVSANLAKVQKLLGNQVGRDIHMYSFTLTPEIDTVEVIREYRRKYGAGPGWSFFTGKPEDIEKLRRAIGFSYPEPAIDKDKTQHIGNIRYGNEPLMLWSACPGMGNAKWIAETFEWMVHPEQSRVQPS
- a CDS encoding multicopper oxidase domain-containing protein; translation: MYYNVFGEKVSKRRFKEMCDAAKNRRELIAAGLTSRRDLLRMGLLTAGGMLVAKSGLSARAQISPQSPTTGLPGSNVKTNQPPSSASTNSPGTNQNCVPGNQTASPKTRAFIQPLPIIPLARTVASLSPTPTENPNTAAGEVRAAPFQAPLIDSTRFPVVPATLYQFHQRQFTTSFSPDLPNQTIWGFDDGTGTRSPGPTYKAFYGRPQLTRNINSLPSITQSNNTGFGMASVSTHLHNGHTPSESDGNPCDFYPAGHFCDQYYPNVLAGFNSTNAPNGDINESLSTLWYHDHRIDFTSQNTYKGLAGFYCLFNQSDTGDETTGFHLPSFPQFDIPLMFNDKVFDPQTGELVFDLFNLDGILGDKFLVNGVIQPFLQVSPRRYRFRLLDTGPSRFYEFFLTGNIGGTGSPTTNPFFLIGTDGNLIPAPVQVQSVRIGPAERVDVIIDFTNLAGQTLYLENRLSQINGQGPVAVDSQLFAQNEPVNTECTTVLANTIPAVKPAGAGDLILQFQVTGPVVADHSLPPSQQTFYSLPSTTPAPRIVRTFKFDRLNGQWSINGQFMDCNTFRFTVQQNSVEHWLLTNLTGDWTHPVHIHLEEHQILNRNRSAPTVPADRGRKDVTQLHPNERVELFFRFRDWLGKYPIHCHNVVHEDHAMMALWHVEPTGDNVQVP